Genomic DNA from Candidatus Sphingomonas phytovorans:
CAGCCGCGCGATCGGGACGCGGTACGGCGAGGCACTGACATAATCGAGGCCGATCTTCTCGCAGAAGGCGATGCTTGCCGGATCGCCGCCATGCTCGCCGCAAATGCCCAGCTTGATGTCGGGACGGGTCGCCCTGCCCCGTTCGGCGGCCAGCTCGATCAGCTCGCCCACACCCTCGATGTCGAGACTGACGAACGGGTCCTTCGGGTAGATGCCGCGCTCGACATAGGTGGTGAGGAAACGCGCGGCATCGTCACGGCTGACGCCCAACGTCGTCTGCGTCAGGTCGTTGGTACCGAAGGAGAAGAAGGCACCGACCTCGGCGATCTCGCCCGCCTTCAGCGCGGCGCGGGGCAGTTCGATCATCGTTCCGACGAGATACTCGATGGTCCTGCCCTTGTCGGCGAACACCGCCGCCGCCGCCTTGTCGACCACAGCCTTCATCAGTTCGAGCTCGCGACGCGTCGCGACCAGCGGGATCATCACCTCGGGGATCGGTGCCGCACCCGATTTCTCCGCCACGGCGACCGCCGCCTCGAAGATGGCGCGCGCCTGCATCTCGTATATCTCGGGATAGGTCACGCCAAGCCGGCAGCCGCGATGGCCCAGCATCGGGTTGAACTCGTGCAGTTCCGCCGCGCGGCGCTTCAGCACTTCGACCGCCACGCCGGCCGCGCTGGCGACCTCGGCGAATTCGGTCTCCTCATGCGGCAGGAATTCGTGGAGCGGTGGGTCGAGCAGGCGGATGGTCACCGGCAGGCCGGCCATCACCTCGAAGAGCTGGATGAAATCGGCGCGCTGTTCGGGCAGCAGCCGGTCAAGCGCGACTCGCCTGCCCTTCTCGTCCTCGGCCAGGATCATCTGGCGCACCGCCGTGATGCGGGCGGCATCGAAGAACATATGCTCGGTACGGCAGAGGCCAATGCCTTCAGCGCCGAACTCGCGCGCGACCCTTGCGTCGAGCGGCGTCTCCGCATTGGCGCGGACCTTGAGGCGGCGCACGCCATCGGCCCAGACCATCAGCGTGCCGAAATCGCCGGCCAGCTCGGGCTGGACGGTCGGCACGGCGCCCATCATCACTTCGCCGGTCGACCCGTCGATGGTGACGATATCGCCTTCCTTCACCTCACGCCCGCCGACCCGCATCACGCGTTCCCTGGCGTCGATCGAGATCGACCCGGCGCCGGAGACACACGGGCGCCCCATGCCGCGCGCCACCACGGCCGCGTGGCTGGTCATGCCGCCGCGCGCCGTCAGGATGCCCCGGGCAGCGTGCATGCCGTGAATGTCCTCGGGCGAGGTCTCGACTCGGATCAGGATGACGCTGTCGCCCGCATTCGATCGTTTCTCGGCGGTATCGCTGTCGAAGACAGCCGCACCTGAAGCCGCACCGGGGCTGGCGGGCAGGCCCTTGGCGATCACGTCGCGCGTCGCGGCGGGATCGAGCGTCGGGTGGAGAAGCTGGTCGAGTGCTGCGGGATCGACCCGGGCGACGGCCTCCTCGCGGGTGATCAGCCCTTCCTCGGCCATGTCGACCGCGATCTTGAGCGCTGCCTTGGCGGTGCGCTTGCCCGACCGGGTCTGGAGCATCCAGAGCTTGCCCTGCTGCACCGTGAACTCGATGTCCTGCATGTCGCGGTAATGCGTTTCGAGCAGGTCGAACACCTTGGCCAGCTCGATGAAGGTCTCCGGCATCGCCTCTTCCAT
This window encodes:
- the ppdK gene encoding pyruvate, phosphate dikinase — encoded protein: MTQYVYRFGGGVSDGGKGDRNLLGGKGANLAEMASIGLPVPPGFTISTEFCAVYYDEGGQFPEGLRAEVATGIAHIEGVTAKKFGDAADPLLVSVRSGARASMPGMMDTVLNLGLNDETVQGLAATSGDARFAWDSYRRFIQMYSDVVLELDHHSFEEALEIAKEDKGYFLDTDMTAEDLQALVVEYKALVDQQWGKPFPQDVHDQLWGAVGAVFGSWQSERAKVYRRLNDIPASWGTAVNVQAMVFGNMGETSATGVAFTRDPAKGDRAYYGEFLINAQGEDVVAGIRTPQYLTRAAREAAGAKPASMEEAMPETFIELAKVFDLLETHYRDMQDIEFTVQQGKLWMLQTRSGKRTAKAALKIAVDMAEEGLITREEAVARVDPAALDQLLHPTLDPAATRDVIAKGLPASPGAASGAAVFDSDTAEKRSNAGDSVILIRVETSPEDIHGMHAARGILTARGGMTSHAAVVARGMGRPCVSGAGSISIDARERVMRVGGREVKEGDIVTIDGSTGEVMMGAVPTVQPELAGDFGTLMVWADGVRRLKVRANAETPLDARVAREFGAEGIGLCRTEHMFFDAARITAVRQMILAEDEKGRRVALDRLLPEQRADFIQLFEVMAGLPVTIRLLDPPLHEFLPHEETEFAEVASAAGVAVEVLKRRAAELHEFNPMLGHRGCRLGVTYPEIYEMQARAIFEAAVAVAEKSGAAPIPEVMIPLVATRRELELMKAVVDKAAAAVFADKGRTIEYLVGTMIELPRAALKAGEIAEVGAFFSFGTNDLTQTTLGVSRDDAARFLTTYVERGIYPKDPFVSLDIEGVGELIELAAERGRATRPDIKLGICGEHGGDPASIAFCEKIGLDYVSASPYRVPIARLAAAQAALAAQS